GGAACATCCAGTTATTCCTTCAACGTAAGAGCCTTGGAAAAGAGAGCCGTGTTAGATGGGGTCAAATGCTCATTTACAAAAATGGAAGCGTTGGAAGAGTCGGAAAATGTAATGGCGATAAAACAATGTTTGGCTTCACGCGCTTTGCTAACAGTCGGCTTTCTTAGTTATTAATGGAAACAAGCGTGGATATTTTTCTTGTCATTAGAAGTGGTGGGAACGCGATGAACAATGTGCAAATCGCTAGGCCATACGGGACGGGCAATTCTGTCCCCTACCTCCTCTAGTGTTTCACAAATAAGCACGgtgtcgttacaggttctgcacTCCCGTTTTCGATTGCGGTGGGTATCTAGCACGCTCCTGCACATCGACTCTACGGTCTGCGCCTGAAAAGACTACTTCGGCCACGAGCATCACCTGTTCCAGGAAATACCACTACTGCTTCTACATTCACTcgccagtggcgtcctgctggtagagtggacttgtcttctggcCCTGCACTACTGCTGGTAAGTATCATTTACGCGGGACTCATATTAGGACTCTGTCTCCTAGTGTTTAACAAATAAGCACTCTACCGCTACAGGTTCTGCATTCCCGTTTTCAACTGCGGTCCTCAAGCGTACCCAGCATGCCCCTGCACTACTCTACGGTCAGCGTTACAAAAGATTACTTCGGCCACGAGAATCACCTGTTCCAGGAGCTACTACTGCTTCTACATTCCCTTGCCAGTGGAGccctgctggtagactggacttgtctcctcgccctgcactactactggtaCGCGTCGTTTACACGGGACTCGTATTACGGCTGTGTCCTCCACTGTTCAAGAAATACGCACTCTGCCGCTACGGGTTCTGCATTCCCGTGTTCAACTGCGGTCCTGAAGCGTACCCAGCGTGTCCCTGCACTACTCTACGGTCAGCGCTACAAAAGAttacttcggccacgagcatCAGCTGTTCCAGGAGCGACCTATACTGCTTCTACATTCCCTcgccagtggcgtcctgctggtagagtggacttgtctcctcgccctgcactactactggtaagtGTCGTTTACAGGGGACTCTTATTAAGATTGTAATCCAGTGTTTAACAAATCAGCATTGTGCCGCTCCAGGTTCTGCATTCCCGTTTTCAGTTGCGGTCCTCAAGCATACCCAGCGTGCCCCTGCACTACTCTATGGTCAGCGCTACAAAAAAttacttcggccacgagcatcacctgttccaggagctactactgcttctacattcccttgccagtggagccctgctggtagactggacttgtctcctcgccctgcactactactggtaagtGTCGTTTACAGGGGACTCTTATTAGGATTGTAATCCAGTGTTTAACAAATAAGCATTGTGCCGCTCCAGGTTCTGCATTCCCGTTTTCAGTTGCGGTCCTCAAGCATACCCAGCGTGCCCCTGCACTACTCTACGGTCAGCGCTACAAAAGAttacttcggccacgagcatCAGCTGTTCCGGAGCGACCACTACTGCTTCTACATTGGCTCACCAGTGGCATCCTGCTGGTAGAGTGAACTTGTCTCCTCGCCCTGCACTTCTACTGGTGAGTGTCGTTTACACGGCACTCGTATTAGGACTCTGTCCTCCAGTGTttaacaaataagcactgtgCCGCTACAGGTTCTGCATTCCCGTTTTCAACTGCGGTCCTCAAGCGTACCCAGCGTGCCCCTGCACTACTCTACGGTCAGCGCTACAAAAGAttacttcggccacgagcatCACCTGTTCCAGGTGCGACCACTACTGCTTCTACATTCCCTcgccagtggcgtcctgctggtagagtggacttgtcttctggcCCTGCACTACTGCTGGTATCATTTACGCGGGACTCATATTAGGACTCTGTCTCCTAGTGTTTAACAAATAAGCACTCTACCGCTACAGGTTCTGCATTCCCGTTTTCAACTGCGGTCCTCAAGCGTACCCAGCATGCCCCTGCACTACTCTACGGTCAGCGTTACAAAAGATTACTTCGGCCATGAGCATCACCTGTTCCAGGAGCGACCTATACTGCTTCTACATTCCCTcgccagtggcgtcctgctggtagagtggacttgtctcctcgccctgcactactactggtaagtGTCGTTTACAGGGGACTCTTATTAAGATTGTAATTCAGTGTTTAACAAATAAGCATTGTGCCGCTCCAGGTTCTGCATTCCCGTTTTCAGTTGCGGTCCTCAAGCATACCCAGCGCGCCCCTGCACTACTCTACGGTCAGCGCTACAAAAGAttacttcggccacgagcatcacctgttccaggagctactactgcttctacattccctcgccagtggcgtcctgctggtaaagtggacttgtctcctcgccctgcactactactggtGAGTGTCGTTTACACGGCACTCGTATTAGGACTCTGTCCTCCAGTGTTTAACAAATACGCATTGTGCCGCTCCAGGTTCTGCATTCCCGTTTTCAGTTGCGGTCCTCAAGCATACCCAGCGCGCCCCTGCACTACTCTACGGTCAGCGCTACAAAAGATTACTTCGGCCACGAGCAACACCTGTTCCAGGAGCTACTACTGCTTCTACATTTCCTTGCCAGTGGAGCCTtgctggtagactggacttgtctcttcgccctgcactactactggtGAGTGTCGTTTACACGGCACTCGTATTAGGACTCTGTCCTCCAGTGTttaacaaataagcactgtgCCGCTACAGGTTCTGCATTCCCGTTTTCAACTGCGGTCCTCAAGCGTACCCAGAATGCCCCTGCACTACTCTACGGTCAGCGTTACAAAAGATTACTTTGGCCACGAGCATCACCTGTTCCAGGAGCGACCTATACTGCTTCTACATTCCCTCGCCAGTTGCGTCCTGCTGGTAGAGTGGACTTGtctcctcgccctgcactactactggtaagtGTCGTTTACAGGGGACTCTTATTAGGATTGTAATCCAGTGTTTAACAAATAAGCATTGTGCCGCTCCAGGTTCTGCATTCCCGTTTTCAGTTGCGGTCCTCAAGCATACCCAGCGCGCCCCTGCACTATTCTACGGTCAGCGCTCCAAAAGATTACTTCGACCACGAGCATCACCTGTTCCAGGAGCTACTACTGCTTCTACATTCcctcgccagtggagccctgctggtagactggacttgtctcctcgccgtgcactactactggtaagtATTGTTTACGCGAGACTCATATTAGGACTCTGTCCTCCAGTGTAACAAATAAGCACTGTGCCGCTACAGGTTCTGCATTCCCGTTTTCAACTGCGGTCCTCAAGCGTACCCAGCGTGCCCCTGCACTACTCTACGGTCAGCGCTACAAAAGTTTACTTCGGCCAGGAGAATCAGCTGTTCCCGTAGCGACCACTACTGCTTCTACATTCCCTCGCCAGTGGCGTACTGTTGGTAGAGTGGACTTGtctcctcgccctgcactactactgGCAAGTGTCGTTTACAGGGGAATCTTATTAGGACTGTAATCCAGTATTTAACAGATAAGCACTGTGCTGCTAGAGGTTCTGCATTCTCGTTTTCAACTGCGGTCCTCAAGCGTACCCAGCGTGCCCCTGCACTACTCTATGGTCAGCGCTACAAAAGATTACTTCGGCCACGAGCGTCACCTGTTAAAGGAGCGACGACTACTGCTTCTACATTCcctcgccagtggagccctgctggtagactggacttgtctcctcgccctgcactactactggtaagCGTCGTTTACACGGGACTCGTATTACGGCTGTCCTCCACTGTTCAACAAGTACGCACTCTGCCGCTACAGGTTCTGCATTCTAGTTTTCAACTGCGGTCGTCAAGCATACCCAGCGTGCCCCTGCACTATTCTACGGTCAGCGCTCCAAAAGAttacttcggccacgagcatcacctgttccaggagctactactgcttctacattccctcgccagtggagccctgctggtagactggacttgtctcctcgccgtgcactactactggtaagtATCGTTTACGCGAGACTCATATTAGGACTCTGTCCTCCAGTGTATAACAAATAAGCACTGTGCCGCTACAGGTTCTGCATTCCCGTTTTCAACTGCGGTCCTCAAGCGTACCCAGCGTGCCCCTGCACTACTCTACGGTCAGCGCTACAAAAGTTTACTTCGGCCAGGAGAATCAGCTGTTCCAGTAGCGACCACTTCCGCTTCTACATTGGCTCGCCAGTGGTGTCCTGCTGGTAGAGTGGACTTGTCTCCTTGCCCTGCAGTACTACTGGTAAGTGTCGTTTTGGGGACTCTTATTAGGATTGTAATCCAGTGTTTAACACATAAGCAGTGTGCCGCTACAGGTTCTGCATTCCCGTTTTCAACTGCGGTCCTCAAGCGTACCCAGCGTGCCCCTGCACTACTCTACGGTCAGCGCTACAAAAGTTTACTTCGGCCAGGAGCATCACCTGTTCCAGGAGCGACCTATACTGCTTCTACATTAcctcgccagtggagccctgttggtagactggacttgtctcctcgccctgcactactactgGAAACCGTCGTTTACACGGGACTCGTATTACGACTGTCCTCCACTGTTCAACAAATACGCACTCTGCCGCTACAGGTTCTGCATTCTCGTTTTCAACTGCGGTCGTCAAGCATACCCAGCGTGCCCCTGCACTACTCTACGGTCAGCGCTACGAAAGAttacttcggccacgagcatCACCTGTTCCAGGTGCGACCACTACTGCTTCTACATTCCCTCGCCAGTGGCGTACTGTTGGTAGAGTGGACTTGtctcctcgccctgcactactactggtaagtGTCGTTTACAGGGGAATCTTATTAGGACTGTAATCCAGTATTTAACAGATAAGCACTGTGCTGCTACAGGTTCTGCATTCCCGTTTTCAACTGCGGTCCTCAAGCGTACCCAGCTTGCCCCTGCACTACTCTACGGTCAGCGCTACAAAAGATTACTTCGGCCACGAGCGTCACCTGTTAAAGGAGCGACCACTACTGCTTGTACATACCCTTGCCCGTGGCGTCCTGTTGGTAGAGTGGACTTGtctcctcgccctgcactactactgtaagtgtcgtttacacgggAGTCGTATTACGACTGTCCTTTAGAGCTTAACAAATGGGCACTATGTCGTTACAGGTGCTGCACTTCCGTTTTCGACTGCGGTGGGTACTTTGCAGACCCCTGCACATCGACTCTCCATTCTGCACTCATAAAGAGATTACTTCTGGCACCAGCATCAGCCGTTCCATGAGTGACTGCTATTGCTTCTATGTTCTCGCGCGGACGGCGTCTTGCTGGCAGATTGGACTTAGCGTGGTGCCTTTGCACTTAATTCTGGTAAATATCGCGTACACACGACTGTACTGTACCTACGTGTTTTCGAATGACCAACAAACGGCTTGTGTCGTTTCAGGTTCCCAGTGTTTGCTGTCGCTTGTGGCGCAAGAGAAATGTTTCAGCACGCTCATTTACTAGAACATCCCTAGCCTTGCCTCACGAGCAACCATCTTCAGCAAGGGCGCCCTGCCGCATCCTCTATACAACAAGCTTCCTCATACTCGTGAACGCGTCGCACGTCTGTCATGGCGGTGTCCTGCACTGTGTTGACGGCGTGTTCATGTCGTCACCGTCCCGCGACCGTCTATCCGATGTGCTCCTGCAGTTCGCTGTTGCCCTTTTCCGCAGGCATATTTAATAGGTTTAGTGAAGCAAGCTTCTCTACTTTAGGAGTGGTACGTTGCTCAGCGAATGGATGGCGCTTCTAGAAATCGGGTTAATACGAAGCAGATAAGTAAAAAAGGTTTGCTTACGTGGACGCCACTCAGTCCTTAATAAGGACTGTCAACGTTTTCATGAGCCAATCTGTAAATTTTTGGTGGCGAGAGTAATGGACGTTCATTGACATTGTGCACTTTTGTAGTAGTAGTATGCATGTCACCTACTGTGTGCTGTTTTTTTCGATCGAGAACGTGCATGGGCTCCTCTGCTAGCTGGCGCACTTCGAATTTTTATATTTTGGTAGCATTTCCAGCGTCAAAGTTGCTTCCCTTTTCCCAGTTCATTCCTGttgagagaaataaactttattgtgagaccaggcttcttgagcccggTGGGTGGCcccctcagtccaggtagccatggctcgctgccgccgcccgagccctgtacACCAATCgtagctggctgtcagggtcttgcgtcaccagcagagcctcccactaaTCCTCTGATCCTTCCTCCATATCCGCTTCTTCCTGcttggtggtgatgatgacgcTGGCACTTGgcggttatttctgcactccagcaTCATGTGGCGCAAGgcgttgggcgtgtccggcgggcagaactcgcagtctcgcccgtaggtgcccgatacatggcgtgcagcagtgttccttGCGGGTCGGTTCCAGCCTGCAGTCtgctccaggttaccgcttgctCCCTACTCATAGTCTTATGCACAGGCGGGTAGCGatcgacgcctctgcttcctgtagtgcgccatgATGTCCGAGTACTTCATGGACATTCGTTCATCAACCTCGTCCCAGTCGTTGGTCCGTGTTCTCTGcgtgtcggagatggctcggcgtgcatgatgtcgagccgcggcgtgcgccacCTGGTTCCCCGCGAGAGAGACTCGTGTTCcggcgtccagaggatttgtgctgttTCAATCTAGGTGTTGGTCAGgatctgaagtgctgcctttccgatCCTTCCGTTCACTACCTcctgcatgcttcttgcgagtccgtcgcCACGGTAACCAGggtcttcttgcacgttgcgatggccagggttATGCCCAGCTcctccgctgtgctcgcgtccttggcacgtatggatatGGCtataagttgttcgcccttctcgtcgaccacgctgattgcaaaTCGGTCCTTCTGTACGCAGCTGCGTCCGTGTatctcacattttcttctttgctgtttgTGCGTTCTAGTGTGTGCTTGAGCAcctgtattctcgcctgtctGCTTGTCGTACTCGGTATGCATGTt
This Dermacentor albipictus isolate Rhodes 1998 colony chromosome 1, USDA_Dalb.pri_finalv2, whole genome shotgun sequence DNA region includes the following protein-coding sequences:
- the LOC135910355 gene encoding uncharacterized protein; the protein is MPLHYSTVSVTKDYFGHENHLFQELLLLLHSLASGALLVDWTCLLALHYYWYASFTRDSYYGCVLHCSRNTHSAATGSAFPCSTAVLKRTQRVPALLYGQRYKRLLRPRASAVPGATYTASTFPRQWRPAGRVDLSPRPALLLLRSSSIPSVPLHYSMVSATKNYFGHEHHLFQELLLLLHSLASGALLVDWTCLLALHYYWFCIPVFSCGPQAYPACPCTTLRSALQKITSATSISCSGATTTASTLAHQWHPAGRVNLSPRPALLLVLHSRFQLRSSSVPSVPLHYSTVSATKDYFGHEHHLFQVLHSRFQLRSSSVPSMPLHYSTVSVTKDYFGHEHHLFQERPILLLHSLASGVLLVEWTCLLALHYYWFCIPVFSCGPQAYPARPCTTLRSALQKITSATSITCSRSYYCFYIPSPVASCW